The DNA region CCGAACGCCGTCGCCGCGCTCCCCGGAATGGACCGCGTCACGACGAAGATGATGGAGAAGAAGATCGCGGACAACGACACCGCCACCATCGAGGAACTCATCGAGACGAGCCTCGACATGGGCGTGGAGTTCCAGGCCTGTCAGATGACGATCGAGCTGATGGACTACGACGAATCGGAGTTCTACGACGGCGTCACGACCGGCGTCGGCGCTGCGACGGCGCTACAGGACATGGCCGATGCCGACATCCAGCTTCTCGTCTGACAGCGCTACTGGTTTAGGCTAACCTAAGGATGGAAACCGTTTTGTAACATTAGGCTAGCCTAAATTGTATGGGTGACGAGGCACATTCCGACGTACCGACTCGGCGCGAATACATGAAATACGGCAGTGCAGTCGTTACTGGTGGCCTACTCGCCGGCTGTAGTGAGCAGTCCGGTTCTGACGCGACCCCGGCACAGTCGAGCACTCCGACGACGTCGACGCCGACGAAAACGTCGACGCCGGAGGACGAGAGCTACTCTGTCACGATGGAACCGGTCGGCACGCTCGAATTCGACGCTGTCCCGGAGCGAGTCGCACCGTTTACCGCCGATTACATCGACATGATGGTGGCGCTTGGTCACGGAGACGCCGCCCAGTCGATCTGGTACCAGGGTCGGTACAAGACACGCCACTACGAGGAACTCGACGGCGTTTCGATCGATCTCGACTCGCTCACACAGATCTGGAACGACGGGATCTCCAAGGAGACGTTCTACGACATCGACGCGGATCTGCATCTCATGGATCCCTCCGCGCCCACCGACTGGTTCCAGGCCTGGGATCAGCAGGATCTCGAAGAGATCCGAAGCAACGTCGCCCCTTTCCTCGGCAACGTCATCTTCCGCCGGACGGACTCGTGGCACGATTACCGGTACTACTCGCTGTACGAGGCCTTCGAAAAGGTCGCCGAGGTGTTTCGGGAGCGCGATCGGTTCGAAGCGATCCGATCGATGCACGACGAACTGGTCGCGACGGTTCAGTCGCGTCTCCCGTCTCCCGACGAGCGGCCAAACGCCGCGCTCGTCTTTGCCGGCGAAGAGCCCGAAGAGTTCTCGCCGTACCGGCTTTCGGGCAACGGTGCGAACAAGGAGCACTACCACACGCTGGGGCTGTCAGATGCGTTCGCCGGGAGCGGCATCGACGGACTCTCCACGACCGACACAGGGACCATCGACTACGAAACGCTGCTGGAGATCGATCCCGACTCGCTGCTGTTGCGCTATCACAAGCAGGGCAAGAGTCGCGAGGAATTCGAGGCGTCGATCCTCTCGTACATGCAGGACCACCCGGTCGGCAGCCAACTGACCGCCGTTCAGGAGGGGCGGGTGTTCCGTGGCGGCCCGATCTATGCGGGGCCGCTTCACAACCTCTTCATGATCGAGCGCTACGCGACCGGCTACTTCCCAGAGGCGTTCACCGGGGACGAGCTGTTCGATCGACAACGCCTCGCCGACATCATTAACGGCAACGTCTGACTGCTATCCGATTCGGCGCTCACCTCGACCGTGGCCGTCGAGCGCGTGCCCGAGCACGCTGGGTGGTCGGGCTACTCGCGCTGTCTGTCGTCTGGCACAGCGGTTGTGCTGAGAGTGAGGCCGCTCGCAGCAGGCCACGGACCGTAGCGTTTTGTCTCCGGGGTTCAACTGTCAACCATCCATGTCCACGTCAGGTACGCTCGACGTTCGTCGTCGCCACTTCGTCTCGCCCCGCCACGACGCAACGACCTGCGGTTCACTCGCCGGTTGCTGATGGCTCCAGACACGCTTGCGTCTGCCCGAACTCTGTTGGTCGGGACCTCGGAGTGGGTCGACAACGCTGCGACGGCGTTCGACGAGCGGACGACGCTCTTGCGGGCCGACACCGCCGACGCGGCGCTCACGCTGATCGACGAGCGGTCGCCTGACTGTCTGGTCACGGCGTACGACCTCCCCGACTCGACCGGGGTCGACCTCCTGCGAGACGTTCGCGACGTGGCCTCGGCGCTCCCGGTCGTCGTCGGCGCGGCCGACGGCAACGAATCGGCGGCCAGCGACGCGATCGCCGCCGGTGTCGACGACTATGTCGTGATCGACGAAACGGCCGCGCAGCCGAGCGACGCCCTCCTCGACCGGACGAGGGCGGTGCTCGAAGCGACGCCGGACAGTGACCGTCACGAGCGCCGGGCACGCCAGTTCGAGGCGGTGTTCGCGGACGCGCGGACCGCGACGTGGGTGCTCGATCCCGACGGCTCGCCCGTGCGAGCGAACCAGACCGCTCGCGAGATCGGCGACGACGCGGCGTCGGCACAGACGGGTGGCCCGTTCTGGACGCTCCCGTGGCTGTCGGGCGACGAACGGACCAGGGCCGACGTGCAACGCCTCGTGGAGCGTGGCATCGATGGGGCTTTCGCCCACGCCGTCGTCACGCTGGCGGCGATCGACGGGCCGTCGCGAGTGTTCGACCTGTCGGTCCGGCCGGTCGAGGACGGCGGCGGCGGTGTCGATTCGATCGTCGTCGAGGCCGTCGACATCACGGACCGGGTCGAACTCGAACGCGACCTTCGCCGATCCGAGGCGCTCCACCGAGTGACGCTGAACAACATGACCGACACCGTCCTCATGACCGACGAGGACGGGGAGTACACGTACGTCTGCCCGAACGTCCACTTCATCTTCGGCTACACGGCCGCGGAGATCCGCGAGCAAAAGCCCATCGAGGAGTTGCTGGGAGAGGACCTCTTCGACCGTGAGGAGCTGGCTCGGCGTGGCGTCTGCAAGAACATCGAGTGTACGGCCACGGACAAGGCCGGACGCGAGCACACGCTCCTGGTCAACGTCCGGGAGGTGTCGATCCAGGACGGGACACTCCTCTACAGCTGTCGGGACATCACCAAACGCAAGCGCCGCGAGGACGCGCTGGCCGCGCTGCACGGGACTGCACGGCAGTTCCTCTACGCGGAGACCCACCAGGAGATCGCACAGCGCGTCGTCGACGACGCGCCGGCAGTCCTCGGCGTCGACGCCGTCGCGGTGTACCTGTTCGACGACGCGGCCAACGAACTCCGGCCGGCGGCGTACTCGCCGGCGGCGACAGAGCTACACGGCCCACTCCCGACGGTCGCGGTCGACGACGAGACGCTGCCGGGACACAGCTTCGTCGCGGACGACACGCTGTTTTTCGACGACGTTCACCACGCGGACCGACTGGCCAACCGGGCGACGGAGTTTCGCGGGACGAGCTACATCCCGCTGGGTGACCACGGCGTGTTCGTCGCCGCCTCGCCCGAGGTCGGTGCCTTCGACGACGTGACCCGTGAGCTGGCGGACCTGTTCGCCGCGACCACCGAGGCGGCGCTCGATCGCGTGGCCCGCGAGGCACAGCTCCGCGAGCGAGACCGACAACTCCAGCGCCAGAACGAGCAGCTGTCGGCGCTGAACCGCATCAACGACACGATCCGCGAGATCGGGCGGACGATCGTGCGAGCGGAGACCCGCGAGGAGATCGACCGGGCGGTCTGTGAGCGACTGACCGACGGCGACCGGTTCAGCTTCGCGTGGATCGGCTCCGTCGACCCCGCCAACGAACGCCTCGAACCGCGGGCCTGGGCCGGCGACGAGCAGGGGTATCTGGACTGCCAGCCGTTCGCCGTCGGCGCGTCTGACACCGAACCGTCCGGCCAGGCCGCGGCGACGGACACCGTGACTCTGGAGACGAACGTCGCGGCCGGACTGCGAGACGAGCCCTGGCGAACGGAGGCGCTCCGGCGCGATTTCACGTCCGTCCTGAGCGTTCCGCTCGTGTACAACGACCTCAGCCACGGCGTCCTCTCGGTCTACGCCGACTCCAAGGACGCCTTCGACGAGACGGCGCGGGCGGTGCTCGCCGAACTCGGCGAAACGATCGCGTCGGCGCTCAGCGCACTCGAACGGAAGAACGCGCTCCTCACGCCGTCGGTCACCCGCGTCGAGTTCACGGTCGACGATCCGACCTTCCTCCTCTCGCGGCTCGCCGACCAGGCGGGGTGTACGGTCAGCTACCAGGGCGGCATCCGACAGACCGAAGCGGGCAGTGCCCTCTTTCTCACCGTCGAGGGCGCGCCGGTCGACGCCGTCGTCGACCACGCCGCCGAGATGGCGTCGGTCGACGAGGTGCAGGCGGTCAGCGCCGACGAGAACGGCGGCGTCGTGCGGCTCGTCGTGGCGCGCTTTCTCGCACAGGAACTGGCCGACCACGGCGCGCTCCTCCGGGAGGTCACCGCCAGTCGAGCGGGCACCGAACTCCGCGTCGACGTGCCAGAGCGCATCACCGTCCGGGAGATCACGGAACTGATCGGCCAGACGGTGTCCAACGTCGAACTCCGCTCCAGACAGACTGTCGAGCAACCCACACGGCACGACGTTCGCTCGACCGTCCTCGACGAGATGACCGAGCGGCAACTGGAAGTGGTCCAGACCGCCTACTACAGCGGGTTCTTCGAGTCGCCCCGAGAGACCAACGGCAAGGAACTCGCGGCGATGCTCGACATCTCCCCACCCGCGTTCTACCAGCACGTCAGGGCCGCCCAGCAGAAACTGTTCACGGCGGTGTTCGAGGCACACGGCCTCCTGGAGTCTGGTAGGTTCAATAGTTAACCCTCACTATCGACGTGCCCCTCGATAGTGAACCGCTGGATACTCCCTAAAACACCTAATACACCTTAACCGAGTGCCGCCGCTGGCACTCGTGACCCTACATGAGAGATGTCAACCAGGAGCCCGAGGAAGAGACGCCGTACGAGTGCTTCGACTGTGGAACGATCGTCGTCACCGAGGACAACCCGACCACCTGTCCGGAGTGTGGCGGCGAGATACGGAATCGCCTGACACCGATCGAGTGATGGCGTCCGAATCAGTAACGGCCGACCGCGACGACTCGGAGGCTGGGGCGGACACGGAGTCCGCCGTCGAGACGGCGCGCCGACAGCTCCACCGGGCCGCGGCCCACCTCGACATCGATCCCGCCATCGTCGAGCGGCTCAAACACCCCACGAAAGTTCAGGAAGTCACCGTCCCCATCGAGCGTGACGACGGCTCCGTCGAGGTGTTCACGGGGTATCGAGCCCAGCACGACAGCGTCCGTGGACCCCACAAGGGCGGCCTCCGGTATCACCCAGAGGTGACCAGAGACGAGTGTGTCGGCCTCGGGATGTGGATGACCTGGAAGTGCGCGGTCATGGACATCCCCTTCGGCGGAGCGAAAGGCGGGATCGCAGTCGACCCCAAGCGACTCAGCGCGTCCGAGAAAGAGCGCCTCACGCGTCGGTTCGCCGAGGAGATCCGCGACAGCATCGGCCCGAACAGAGACATTCCGGCCCCGGACATGGGCACCGATCCACAGACGATGGCCTGGCTCATGGACGCCTACTCGATGCAGGAAGGCGAGACGGTGCCCGGCGTCGTGACGGGGAAACCGCCGGCCGTCGGCGGGAGCCACGGCCGCGACGAGGCCCCCGGCCGGAGCGTCGCGATCGTCACCCGCGCGGCCGTCGAGTACTACGAGAAGGACCTCTCGGCGACCACGGTCGCGATCCAGGGGTACGGCAGCGTCGGCGCGAACGCTGCCCGACTCCTCGACGACTGGGGCGCGACGATCGTCGCCGTCAGCGACGTCAACGGCGCGATCTACGATCCGGACGGCCTCGACACCCACTCGATTCCCAGCCACGACGAGGAGCCAGAGGCGGTGACACGCCAGTCGGTCCCCCACACGATCACCAACGACGAACTCCTCGAACTCGACGTCGACGTGCTCGTTCCGGCCGCGCTCGGCAACGTCCTGACGGCCGAGAACGCCGCCGACGTGCGGGCCGACCTCGTCGTCGAGGGTGCCAACGGACCGACGACCAGCGCCGCAGACGAGATCTTCGCCGACCGCTCGCTCCCCGTGATCCCCGACATCCTCGCGAACGCGGGCGGCGTCACGGTGTCGTACTTCGAGTGGCTCCAGGACATCAACCGCCGCTCATGGTCCAGAGAGCGCGTCAACGACGAACTCGAAAGCGAGATGCTCGCCGCGTGGCGCGACGTTCGCGACGCGTTCGACGAGCGAGACGTTCGGTGGCGCGACGCCGCTTACACCGTCGCCCTGGAGCGCATCGCAGCGGCCCACGAGGCCAGGGGACTCTGGCCCTGAGCTGTTCACTCCGCCCGGCTCCCGCCGGGGAGGACGAGTGTGACGGCGCTCCCTCGTGGCTCGGCGTCGTCGAACTGGAGCGTGCCGTCGACGGCGGTCACGATCCGTTTGACCAGCCACAGCCCCATGCCGCTGCTGTGTAACAGCGGTTCGATGCTGCTGTCTTCGGTGATGACTTTCCGTTCCCGGGCCGGGATTCCCGGCCCGTCGTCCGTGACGGTGATCTCCACCGAGCCGCCGGTCTGGCGGCCGACCACCGACACCTCGGGGTGATCGCGGTCTGAGTGGACGACGGCGTTCTCGACGAGTTCGCGGATCGCGCGCTCGATCTCGCCGGCCGTCGTCAGCTGGAGGCCGGCGTCGACGTCGACGGCGATCTCGGCGTCTGCGTGCTCGGCCTCTAGCTCGGCGACCAGATCCGTCACGACCCGCGTGAGATCGAGCGTCGCGTGCGTCGGCGGTTCGGTCAACAGCTCGACGATCTCGCGTTCCTTGTTCGCCTGCGTGAGCAGTCGTTCGACCGCGTCTTCGATCGGCGCTGCGAGTTCTGCGACCTCTTTCGAGGCACGAGCGTCGATGATCTCTGCCCGCCCGCGGATGACGTTCAGCGCGTTGTGGAGGTTGTGCCTGAGCAGGCGATCCAGCGAGGCGAGCTGTTGTTCGCGCTCGACCTGTTCGGTCACGTCTCGCATTGTGGCGACCAACCCCTGGATCGTCCCACTCTCGTCGGTCAGCGGCGTGTACTGGACGTTGAACGTGTGGTCGGATCTGCCCGATCGCGTTCGTGTCGCGCGGAACTGGACCGTCTCGCCCTCGAAGCCTCGGTCGAGGTAGGGCTCGACGACCTCGAACTGTTCGGAGGCCAGGAGGTCGACCAGCCGCGTCTCAGTGACCGACTCCGGGTCCATCCCGTGGAACTGCCGATAGGACTCGTTGGCAAAGAGGAACTGGTAGTCGTGATCGACCGCGGCGATCAGCTCACTCGCCCCCTCGATCGCGTGCTCGTACTGCCGGAGCTGTGCCTCCCGTCGGCGCTGTTCCGTCGTGTCGTTTTGAATCGCGACGTAGGACACCACCTCGCCGTCGTCGTCGGTCAGGGGAGCGATCGTCTGATGGGCGTAGTACAGCGCCCCCGACTGCCGGCGGTCGCGGATCTCTTCTTCCCACACGTCGCCGCTCGTGATAGTCGACCACAGGTCCTCGTAGTACTCCTCTGACATCGTGCCAGAGGAGAGGATCGCGGGCGTCTTCCCGAGCACGTCGTCGCTCTCGTAGCCCGTCATCTCCTCGAAGGCGGGGTTGACGTAGGTGATCGTGCCGTCCGGGTCGGTCATGTAGATGGCGTGTCCGGCCGCCTCGACGGCTCGCTGGAACTGTCGGAGCATCTGCTCGTCGGCTCTCCGGTCGTCGATGTCTCGCACCACCAGCACGGTCGCCGGACCGTCGCTCCAGTGAACTCGCGTCGCGGTGACTTCGACCGACAGCTCTCGGTCCGCGCTGGTCGTCAGGATCGTTTCGAACTGCTCGACTGGCTGGTCGCCAGACTGTACGGTAGCTAGCGACGCGGCGAGGTCTCCTCCGTCGGGCGGCGACAGCCACGACTCGATGGGATGGCCGGCGGCTTGAGTTCGGTCGTCGAGGGCCAGCAGATCGAGGCCGGTCGCGTTGACGTACTCACAGTGGTCGTCGCGAACGACGGCGATCATGTCGTTTGCAGCGTCTAACAACGTAGTCGCTCGCGTCTCGGGATCGAACAGGCCCTGCTGGCTGCGGTGGTAGTCGACCGCGTCGACGACGAGCGTCGCCAGTCGGTCCCACTGGTCGTCGTGACGCCCCTTGATGAGGTACTCCGTCACGTCGGCGGAGATCGCGTGGCTGGCGATCTCTTCGTTCCCTTCGCTGGTGAACAGTACGAACGGGAGCATCGGTGCCTGCGTCCGGACCGATTCGAGAAACGCGAGCCCGTCCGTGTCGGGCAGATCGTGGTCGCTGACGATGCAGTCGACACCCCTGTCGCCAGCGAGTCGTTCGATCCCCTCTCCGACCGTCCCCGCCGTGGTGACGGTGAGGGCGTCGTGTTCGCCGAGGTGACGCTCACAGGAACTCGCGAACGAGGGGTCTGCCGTCACCGCGAGCACGCGCACGCGCTCACGCTCACTCCTGTGGGTGGTCATACTCGACCGGAGTGGATTGACGGGGATATGTCTTTCATCACGGGCCGAAGATGTTCACAGCCACGGTAACGAGACTCTCGACGGCGGCGTCGACTGTCACGTCACGTGGTGCTTCGACGGCCCGACGTGGCGACGTGCTGGACTGCCAGCAACGTCACTCTGCGAGTCGCTCTGCCGTCTCGCTGATCTCGCGGATCGTCTTCGTCTGCTCTTCGTTTGCGGCTGCGACGGCTTCTACCTCGTCGGCGACCTGGTCAGCCTGGTCGACGAGTTCGTCCACCATACCCGCCACCGCCTCCGCAGAGGCGGCCTGATCGTCGGTCGCGTCCGAGACCTCGTGGATCCCGCGAGAGGCCTCGGCCACGACGTCGACGATCTCCTGGAGGGTCTCCGTCGCCGATTCGACCCGCTCGATCCCGCGGTCGACGTCCTTCGCGGTCGCTTCGAGACTGGCGACTGCGTTCTCGGTGTCGGCCTGGATCTCCTCGACCATCTCCTCGATCTCGCTGGCGTGTGTGCGAGACTCCTCGGCGAGGCTCTTGACCTCGTCTGCGACGACGGCGAAGCCGTCGCCGGCCTCGCCGGCACGGGCGGCCTCGATGGAGGCGTTCAGCGCCAGCATGTTCGTCTGATCGGAGATGTCGTTGATCATGTCCACGATCTCGTCGATCTCTGCGACACGCTCTTCCAGCCGGTCCACGTCGCTGACGACGTCTCCGGACGACTCCTGAACTCGCTCCATCGCCTCGATCGCGTCGGCGGCGGCGGTCCGCCCGTCCTCGGCGAGTCGCTCGGCACGCTCGCTCGTGGCCGCGACCTCGTCGGCCGTCGAGGCGATCTCTTCGACGGTCGCGCTGACGTTGCTGACCTCGCGTCCGACGGTTTCGGTCGTCTCTGCCTGTTCGCGAGCGATGTCGCTGATCTCGTCTGTGCTGGTGGCCACGTCCTCGGCGGAGTCTCGGAGCGTCCGGATCGGATCTGCGAGGTCCTGCTCGATCTCCGCCATGAGCTGCTCGCGCTCTTCGATCGACTGTTCGAGTTCCTGACTGTAGGAGTGGATGTACGTGTCGGCGACGACCTGCATGTCGAGGTTGATAATTCGCAAGACTGCGAGGATCTCTTCGAGGCCGCGATCCAGTTCTTCGCCGACGATCTCCTCGACCGACTCTCGGGTGCCTGCCTCGACCGTCTGGGGACCGCCGTCGCCCGCGAGAGCCGCTGTGTCTGTCAGGCGGTCGACGAGCCGTTCCTCGACCCGGTCGAACAGGAGCGGGAAGATGAGATCGTAGTAGACGCCGTACTGTCCGATGTAGTGTTTCATCGGCATTTCGAGCAGATCGTGGATCTTGCCGATCCGCGCGCGGTCGCGGAAGTAGTCCATTCCGTACTCACCGCTCGCGAGGGTCACGAGATACGCGGACTGGGTCTCTTTGAGCTGCTGGAGAGACTTGTCCGACCGGCCGATCACGTCGCTGGTCTGCTGGTGGTCGGTCAGGTTGTCGTAGAAGCCGTCTGCGATCTCGTCGGTGTGGGCTCGAAACAGTTCTTCGAGTTCCGAGAGGTGCTGTTCGTCGGTCTCGTCGAAGCCGACGAACTCCTTTCGCCACTCGATCTCCGACTTGTCGATGCCACACGCGGCGACGAGCGAGTCGACGTCGAGGAGGGCGTTGAGGCCGCCGTCTCCGAAGGTGTTCGACCAGTCTTTCATACCCCGAGAGAAAAAACGCCCGAAAGTAAGCCTGTCCCTCCGTTCCCAGCAGTGATAACTCCAGGGCACCCGAGCCCTGCGAAGGACCACTGGCCGAGACAGCACTGTCGGGAGTTGTCGAGAGACAACCCCTGATTTAATTAGCGGTGTGGCGTACCGGAGCCCATGGCACGGATCCCGCTCTCGTGGCTGCCGCTGGTGGGACTGCTCACGATCCCGTCGGTGCTCGCGTTCGTGATCTGGCTAGAGCCCGTCGCGGTGCTCGCCGTCCTCAACACTGTCCTGATCGTGGTCGCCGTCCGCATCATGTTCGATTCGGCGGACGAACGGCGGCTGCCCGGCGGCCTCGCCTGACGCGATGTCTGTCCCGCAGGTGTCTGGTGCCCTCGCTGGCCAGGTCGAACTGGCCGTCTTCGCGCTGGTCGGACTGCTGGGTGGCGTCCACTGTCTGGGCATGTGTGGACCGCTGGTGACTGTCTACGCCGATCAGATGGGGACGGACGGCCCGGCGACCTGGCAGACGATCCGCCAGCACCTGCTCTTCAACCTCGGGCGGACCGTGAGCTACACCGCCCTCGGGGCGCTGTTCGGCGGGCTGGGTGCGCTGCTGTACGACGCCGCGGCGGTCGCGGCCGTCGCGAACGACGTTCGCGCGGTCGCCGGTCTGGTGATCGGCGGTGTCATCCTCCTCGTCGGCGCGAACTACCTGTTGACGGGAACTGGGGGGCTGTTCGGTCACGCCCCGACACCGGCGGTCTTCGAACGGGTGAGTACCGCGTTGCTCGACCGGATCGAGCGGTGGGTTCGTGGCCCCCGTATCGTCGCGCTCGGCGCGGCTCACGGGGTCCTCCCGTGTCCCCTGCTGTACCCCGCGTTTCTGTACGCCTTCGCGACGGGGTCGCCGGTCCGTGGCGGCGTCGCGCTCGCCGTGCTGGGGCTGGCGACGGTGCCGACCGTCTTCGCCTACGGCGTCGCGTTCCAGTCGATCTCGCCGCGGTTTCAGGGCCCGCTCCACCGCGTCCTCGGCGTCACGTTCTTGCTGCTTGGCTACCTCCCGCTGGCACACGGTGCGATGTTGCTGGGAATCCACCTCCCGCATCCGACCATTCCGATCTACCAACCACTGGGATAACTATGGGCGAGTGTACGCTCTGTGGCCTGTCGACGCCTGAGCCGCCCCACACCGCTCCGGACGTGGACGGTGCCTTCTGCTGTCAGGGATGCCTGACGGTCGCCCGCACGCTCGACGACGCGCCCGCCGACGCCGATCCCCAGACGGCCGTCGACACCGGGCCAGACGTGGACACCGTCGAGGGCGACCGGTCCTACTTCGACGTCGACGGGATGCACTGTGCCACCTGCGAGACGTTCCTCGAAGCCACCGCGACCGACGTTGCCGGCGTGCGCGCCGCCGAGGCCAGCTACACCGCCGGCATGGTGCGTGTCGTCTTCGACCCGGCGACGGCCGAACCCGACGCGATCGCGGACCGCATCTCGGGGCACGGCTACGACGCGACGCGGGAGGGCGCGGCGTCGGCCGACGACGCCCAGGAGACCGTCGGTCGTCTCATGGTCGGTGGCTTCTTCGGGATGATGGTGATGGCCTGGTACGTCCTCTTTCTCTATCCCGTGTACACCGGCGTCGCGCCGTCGTCGCTGCTCGTCGACCTGAACGGTCCCGCGGGTGGGTTCCTGTTCGCGAACGTCTGGGTCATGGCGACGGTCGTGGTGGCTTACACCGGCTATCCGCTGTTCCGTGGTGCGGTCGTGAGCCTGCGGGTCGGCCACCCGAACATGGACCTGCTCGTCGCGATCGCGGCGGCGACGGCTTACGGCTACAGCACGATCGCGATGGCGCTGGGCCAGACGGATCTGTACTTCGACGTGGCGGTCGTCGTCGTCCTCGCGGTGACCGTCGGCGACTACTATCAGGAGCGTGTCCGCCGACGAGCTATGGGCCGCCTCGCAACGGTCTCCGACGAACGAGCGGACACGGCGCGCCGCCGGACGGCCGACGGCACCGAGGCGGTCTCTCGGTCGGCAATCGACGGCGGCGACGAACTGGTGGTCAAAGGCGGCGAACCGGTCCCCGTCGACGGGACGGTCGTCGAGGGCACGGCCGCGGTCGACGAGTCACTGGTCACCGGCGAGTCGTTGCCGGTCTCGAAAGCCACCGGGGACGCGGTTCTGGGTGGGACGACGGTCACCGACGGTGGGATCGTCGTCCGCGCCGACGAGGACCCGACGAGCACTGTGGATCGACTCGCGGAGACGCTGTGGGACGTACAGAGCGCGACACCCGGCGCACAGCGCCTCGTCGACAAGATCGCGGCGGTGTTCGTCCCGCTCGTGTTCGTCCTGGCTGTCGGGACGCTGGTCGTCCACCTGCTCGCGGGCAGGGGGGCGACCGCGGCACTGTTGACCGGTCTGACCGTGCTCGTCGTCTCCTGTCCCTGTGCGCTGGGGCTGGCGACGCCGATGGCCGTCGCCGCCGGGATTCGAGACGCTCTCGACGCGGGCATCGTGATCACCGACGACACGGCCCTGGAGACGGCACCGGCGGTCGACACCGTCGCGCTCGACAAGACGGGCACCCTCACCACGGGATCGATGACCGTTCGGACGGTCGCGGGCCACGACGAGGCCCTCGCGTACGCCAGCGCCGTCGAACAGTTCGCGACCCACCCCGTCGCGGAGGCGATCTCCGAGGCGGGGACACCGCCCGACCAGCCCGTCACAGCCTTCGAGACGATTCCCGGACGGGGCGTGCAGGCGACAGTCGGCGACAGGACCGTGCTGGTCGGCGACGAGTCGCTGTTCGCGGCGCGGGACTGGACCGTCCCCAGCGGCGTGGCCGCCACCTACGACGATGCTGGTGACGACGCGATCGCGAGCTACGTCGGCTGGGACGGGCGCGTTCGCGGTGCCGTCGTCGTCGGCGACGAGGTGCGCGAGGGGTGGCAATCGGTGCTCGATCGCCTCGCGGCCGACCGCCGCGTCGTCGTGATCACGGGCGACGACCGGGCGGCGGCCGAACAGTTCGCCTCCCACCGCTCGGTCGACGAGGTCTTCGCCGGTGTCCCGCCCGAGGCCAAGGCCGCGGTCGTCGATCGGCTGGGAGCCGACGGCACCGTGGCGATGGTCGGCGACGGGAGCAACGACGCGCCGGCACTGGGGGCGGCCGACCTCGGGATCACCGTCGAGAGTGGGACACGGCTCGCGTTCGACGCGGCAGACGTGGTCGTCACAGACGACACTCTCGCCGCGCTGCCCGAGGTGTTCGCCACGACGGAAGGGACCCGCCGACGGATCCGCGAGAACCTCGGCTGGGCGTTCCTGTACAACGGGATCGCGCTGCCACTCGCCGTCGTCGGTGTCCTGAACCCCCTGTTTGCCGCCGTGGCGATGGCGACCAGTAGCCTGCTCGTCGT from Halomicrobium sp. LC1Hm includes:
- a CDS encoding ABC transporter substrate-binding protein — translated: MGDEAHSDVPTRREYMKYGSAVVTGGLLAGCSEQSGSDATPAQSSTPTTSTPTKTSTPEDESYSVTMEPVGTLEFDAVPERVAPFTADYIDMMVALGHGDAAQSIWYQGRYKTRHYEELDGVSIDLDSLTQIWNDGISKETFYDIDADLHLMDPSAPTDWFQAWDQQDLEEIRSNVAPFLGNVIFRRTDSWHDYRYYSLYEAFEKVAEVFRERDRFEAIRSMHDELVATVQSRLPSPDERPNAALVFAGEEPEEFSPYRLSGNGANKEHYHTLGLSDAFAGSGIDGLSTTDTGTIDYETLLEIDPDSLLLRYHKQGKSREEFEASILSYMQDHPVGSQLTAVQEGRVFRGGPIYAGPLHNLFMIERYATGYFPEAFTGDELFDRQRLADIINGNV
- a CDS encoding bacterio-opsin activator domain-containing protein, which gives rise to MAPDTLASARTLLVGTSEWVDNAATAFDERTTLLRADTADAALTLIDERSPDCLVTAYDLPDSTGVDLLRDVRDVASALPVVVGAADGNESAASDAIAAGVDDYVVIDETAAQPSDALLDRTRAVLEATPDSDRHERRARQFEAVFADARTATWVLDPDGSPVRANQTAREIGDDAASAQTGGPFWTLPWLSGDERTRADVQRLVERGIDGAFAHAVVTLAAIDGPSRVFDLSVRPVEDGGGGVDSIVVEAVDITDRVELERDLRRSEALHRVTLNNMTDTVLMTDEDGEYTYVCPNVHFIFGYTAAEIREQKPIEELLGEDLFDREELARRGVCKNIECTATDKAGREHTLLVNVREVSIQDGTLLYSCRDITKRKRREDALAALHGTARQFLYAETHQEIAQRVVDDAPAVLGVDAVAVYLFDDAANELRPAAYSPAATELHGPLPTVAVDDETLPGHSFVADDTLFFDDVHHADRLANRATEFRGTSYIPLGDHGVFVAASPEVGAFDDVTRELADLFAATTEAALDRVAREAQLRERDRQLQRQNEQLSALNRINDTIREIGRTIVRAETREEIDRAVCERLTDGDRFSFAWIGSVDPANERLEPRAWAGDEQGYLDCQPFAVGASDTEPSGQAAATDTVTLETNVAAGLRDEPWRTEALRRDFTSVLSVPLVYNDLSHGVLSVYADSKDAFDETARAVLAELGETIASALSALERKNALLTPSVTRVEFTVDDPTFLLSRLADQAGCTVSYQGGIRQTEAGSALFLTVEGAPVDAVVDHAAEMASVDEVQAVSADENGGVVRLVVARFLAQELADHGALLREVTASRAGTELRVDVPERITVREITELIGQTVSNVELRSRQTVEQPTRHDVRSTVLDEMTERQLEVVQTAYYSGFFESPRETNGKELAAMLDISPPAFYQHVRAAQQKLFTAVFEAHGLLESGRFNS
- a CDS encoding rubrerythrin-like domain-containing protein, with product MRDVNQEPEEETPYECFDCGTIVVTEDNPTTCPECGGEIRNRLTPIE
- the gdhB gene encoding glutamate dehydrogenase GdhB, giving the protein MASESVTADRDDSEAGADTESAVETARRQLHRAAAHLDIDPAIVERLKHPTKVQEVTVPIERDDGSVEVFTGYRAQHDSVRGPHKGGLRYHPEVTRDECVGLGMWMTWKCAVMDIPFGGAKGGIAVDPKRLSASEKERLTRRFAEEIRDSIGPNRDIPAPDMGTDPQTMAWLMDAYSMQEGETVPGVVTGKPPAVGGSHGRDEAPGRSVAIVTRAAVEYYEKDLSATTVAIQGYGSVGANAARLLDDWGATIVAVSDVNGAIYDPDGLDTHSIPSHDEEPEAVTRQSVPHTITNDELLELDVDVLVPAALGNVLTAENAADVRADLVVEGANGPTTSAADEIFADRSLPVIPDILANAGGVTVSYFEWLQDINRRSWSRERVNDELESEMLAAWRDVRDAFDERDVRWRDAAYTVALERIAAAHEARGLWP